One region of Mycobacteriales bacterium genomic DNA includes:
- a CDS encoding sialidase family protein, which yields MRKTLIVAGAALASAALVLPSNAASKAPAARFGAPVRVTPPNGGGYEPTVVADRFGNLYATAHKENAELVVSPDERSQTATRSMSWAWWSRDNGATWQNLPLGPGDAYNKEFGDEGDMDVDEAGNVYFVDTTVADITFTQWHTTGRGETQFVRSTPLAGFGEPVDDRPWVVAHGDGHVFYFGNEGDSGTYPAGAAQGRPGSGYGPGRYTVYSSYDHGNTWDPIGYQLKGSGWCRPAADHRKGSKYLYAVCGNDGGADAVEQAAGVNIPAKGTLYAYVSADDGKTFERYTIGSYNGADPWATYPTVQVAKDGSIWAAYVDHAGTESPPKAGTVTLYHSTDHGKHWSKQAITPQAGNYRYGWLSVAPNGNLGFAVYYRKDKKQPWRVYGAVWKPGQRPVLTSLDEKNPVASADSSSPPGDFLTSYFTPDNKLNAVWTRNVLLVGAPPTASAYVYRDIYFARQR from the coding sequence GTGCGCAAGACCCTGATCGTCGCCGGCGCCGCGCTGGCGTCCGCCGCCCTCGTCCTGCCGTCGAACGCCGCGAGCAAGGCGCCGGCGGCGAGGTTCGGCGCGCCGGTGCGCGTGACGCCGCCGAACGGCGGCGGCTACGAGCCGACCGTCGTCGCCGACCGCTTCGGCAACCTGTACGCGACCGCGCACAAGGAGAACGCCGAGCTGGTCGTCTCGCCGGACGAGCGCTCGCAGACGGCGACGCGCAGCATGTCGTGGGCGTGGTGGTCGCGCGACAACGGCGCCACCTGGCAGAACCTCCCGCTCGGCCCGGGCGACGCGTACAACAAGGAGTTCGGCGACGAGGGCGACATGGACGTCGACGAGGCCGGCAACGTCTACTTCGTCGACACCACCGTCGCAGACATCACGTTCACGCAGTGGCACACGACCGGGCGCGGCGAGACGCAGTTCGTGCGCTCGACGCCGCTCGCGGGCTTCGGTGAGCCGGTCGACGACCGGCCGTGGGTGGTCGCGCACGGCGACGGGCACGTCTTCTACTTCGGCAACGAGGGCGACTCCGGCACCTACCCGGCCGGCGCCGCGCAGGGCCGGCCCGGCAGTGGCTACGGCCCCGGCCGCTACACCGTCTACTCCTCGTACGACCACGGCAACACGTGGGACCCGATCGGCTACCAGCTCAAGGGCTCCGGCTGGTGCCGGCCCGCGGCGGACCACCGCAAGGGCTCCAAGTACCTCTACGCCGTCTGCGGCAACGACGGCGGCGCCGACGCGGTCGAGCAGGCCGCGGGCGTCAACATCCCGGCCAAGGGCACGCTCTACGCCTACGTCTCCGCCGACGACGGCAAGACGTTCGAGCGGTACACCATCGGCTCGTACAACGGCGCCGACCCGTGGGCGACCTACCCGACCGTGCAGGTGGCGAAGGACGGCTCGATCTGGGCCGCCTACGTCGACCACGCCGGGACCGAGTCGCCGCCGAAGGCCGGCACCGTCACGCTGTACCACTCGACCGACCACGGGAAGCACTGGAGCAAGCAGGCGATCACGCCGCAGGCCGGCAACTACCGCTACGGCTGGCTGTCGGTCGCGCCGAACGGCAACCTCGGCTTCGCCGTCTACTACCGCAAGGACAAGAAGCAGCCGTGGCGCGTCTACGGCGCGGTGTGGAAGCCGGGCCAGCGTCCCGTGCTGACCTCGCTGGACGAGAAGAACCCGGTCGCGAGCGCCGACTCCAGCTCGCCGCCCGGCGACTTCCTCACCTCGTACTTCACGCCGGACAACAAGCTCAACGCCGTGTGGACCCGCAACGTCCTGCTCGTCGGCGCGCCGCCGACGGCGTCCGCGTACGTGTACCGCGACATCTACTTCGCGCGGCAGAGGTAG
- a CDS encoding sialidase family protein yields the protein MKKSLALTAGLVGLVALTAPTFAGAPTGPRFGAPVLLTVDKGTGGYEPSIVVDRFNNVVVTAHKQNHSLVVSPDSRAATKFRNMSWIWYSGDHKTFSDMPGLTPLQEQNHEFGDEGDLAVDETGHVYFVDTSVTDNSFSRWKATGNGKLALETTRPVGPFGEPVDDRPWIAAHGDGTVMYIGNQGDKVSYPAGGSGDGDAYGPGRYTVYMSYDHGDTFDPLGVTLNDSGWCRPAADHRKGSKLLYVMCTNDGGANDVNENAGDPGFEKGTLWSYVSYNDGKSWQRYKMGSYNAKDPWSTYPSVTIGKDGTVYALYNDNVTSGSCDTVTAQTVTCDDMVKSSHLWLYTSKTNGRTWSRREVTPTKGLIRYTWVDVAPNGTVGIAYYGRPNTTSDWFLYAATQAPGKTKFTAAKVTTQKVASGDYSSPFGDFFQCAFGPDSKLNVAWTFQNEDLMFEGLNTDIYYARQR from the coding sequence GTGAAGAAGTCGCTCGCCCTCACCGCCGGCCTCGTCGGCCTCGTCGCGCTCACCGCGCCGACGTTCGCCGGCGCCCCCACCGGCCCGCGTTTCGGCGCGCCGGTGCTGCTGACGGTCGACAAGGGCACCGGCGGCTACGAGCCGAGCATCGTGGTCGACCGGTTCAACAACGTCGTCGTCACGGCGCACAAGCAGAACCACAGCCTCGTCGTCTCCCCGGACAGCCGCGCGGCGACGAAGTTCCGCAACATGTCGTGGATCTGGTACTCCGGCGACCACAAGACGTTCTCCGACATGCCCGGGCTCACGCCGTTGCAGGAGCAGAACCACGAGTTCGGCGACGAGGGCGACCTGGCGGTGGACGAGACCGGCCACGTGTACTTCGTGGACACCAGCGTCACCGACAACTCGTTCTCGCGGTGGAAGGCGACCGGCAACGGCAAGCTGGCGCTGGAGACGACGCGCCCGGTCGGGCCGTTCGGCGAGCCGGTCGACGACCGCCCGTGGATCGCCGCGCACGGCGACGGCACGGTCATGTACATCGGCAACCAGGGCGACAAGGTCAGCTACCCGGCCGGCGGCAGCGGCGACGGCGACGCGTACGGCCCGGGCCGCTACACGGTCTACATGTCGTACGACCACGGCGACACGTTCGACCCGCTCGGCGTCACCCTCAACGACTCCGGCTGGTGCCGCCCCGCCGCGGACCACCGCAAGGGCTCCAAGCTGCTCTACGTCATGTGCACCAACGACGGCGGCGCCAACGACGTCAACGAGAACGCCGGCGACCCTGGCTTCGAGAAGGGCACGCTCTGGTCGTACGTGTCGTACAACGACGGCAAGAGCTGGCAGCGCTACAAGATGGGCTCGTACAACGCGAAGGACCCGTGGTCGACCTACCCGTCGGTGACGATCGGCAAGGACGGCACCGTCTACGCGCTCTACAACGACAACGTCACCAGCGGCTCCTGCGACACCGTCACGGCGCAGACGGTGACGTGCGACGACATGGTCAAGTCCAGCCACCTGTGGCTGTACACGAGCAAGACGAACGGCCGCACCTGGTCCCGCCGCGAGGTGACCCCCACCAAGGGCCTCATCCGCTACACCTGGGTCGACGTCGCGCCGAACGGCACCGTCGGCATCGCCTACTACGGCCGCCCGAACACCACCTCCGACTGGTTCCTCTACGCCGCCACGCAGGCGCCCGGCAAGACGAAGTTCACCGCCGCGAAGGTGACCACGCAGAAGGTGGCGAGCGGCGACTACAGCTCGCCGTTCGGCGACTTCTTCCAGTGCGCGTTCGGGCCGGACTCCAAGCTCAACGTGGCGTGGACGTTCCAGAACGAGGACCTGATGTTCGAGGGCCTGAACACCGACATCTACTACGCCCGGCAGCGCTAG
- a CDS encoding GNAT family protein, whose translation MADEPAVRLRRLASADLDLLVRRREVAEQEDEYGFFGHLPTTGLRGRYAEHGLLSPDDGALMVDTADGETVGEVTWHAVHYGPPPASRAANIGIEIFPAHRGRGYGTAAQRALAAYLLATYPINRVEASTDVANVAEQRSLEKAGFTREGVLRGAQWRAGAWHDLVGYSVIRSD comes from the coding sequence ATGGCCGACGAGCCCGCGGTACGGCTGCGCCGGCTGGCGTCGGCCGACCTCGACCTGCTGGTCCGCCGCCGCGAGGTGGCCGAGCAGGAGGACGAGTACGGGTTCTTCGGGCACCTGCCGACGACGGGCCTGCGCGGCCGGTACGCCGAGCACGGCCTGCTCTCGCCGGACGACGGCGCGTTGATGGTCGACACGGCCGACGGCGAGACCGTCGGGGAGGTCACCTGGCACGCCGTCCACTACGGCCCGCCGCCCGCCTCGCGCGCGGCGAACATCGGGATCGAGATCTTCCCGGCGCACCGCGGCCGCGGCTACGGCACCGCCGCGCAGCGGGCGCTCGCGGCGTACCTGCTGGCGACGTACCCGATCAACCGGGTCGAGGCGAGCACCGACGTCGCCAACGTCGCCGAGCAGCGCTCGCTGGAGAAGGCCGGCTTCACCCGCGAGGGCGTCCTGCGCGGCGCGCAGTGGCGGGCCGGCGCCTGGCACGACCTGGTCGGCTACTCCGTCATCCGTTCCGACTGA